In a single window of the Methanofollis ethanolicus genome:
- a CDS encoding Wadjet anti-phage system protein JetD domain-containing protein: protein MHDLIRAILLRHKNKGITLGDLDTLLKGDGINLFADTERQKQFIDTVRDLIQAGVLVPLKSARPLTGYGGLPDRYTIRQNLLAEKETPLSAEHKNELISLPRPMSIDYYAKHADDYRRDREAVLRIRDLIEGGGDEVLTVNERSYEIFGDEKAIDEPRHAAVDGEAVLRNLGLTLADIRAKKVFEPFFYIEKGFGTQQGKTKRTVLIVENKDTFWTLQQAVTAGEFDGITLIIYGEGNAIQKKFEYIETVGGTRDDLYFYFGDIDREGIAIFNRLQERYPDYGIRPATSLYTAVLKKAGYRNAHPLRKDQKRGQFSFSPFIDAFDDESRAAIEWIINKGRYLPQEVLTAVDLRRMKALGLSETL from the coding sequence ATCTCTTCGCCGACACCGAGAGGCAGAAGCAGTTCATCGACACAGTCAGGGACCTCATCCAGGCGGGCGTGCTCGTCCCCCTCAAGAGCGCACGGCCGCTCACCGGGTACGGGGGGCTCCCCGACAGGTACACCATCAGGCAGAACCTGCTCGCAGAGAAGGAAACACCTCTCTCCGCGGAGCACAAAAACGAACTCATCTCCCTCCCCCGCCCGATGTCCATCGATTACTATGCAAAACATGCAGACGACTATCGCAGGGACAGGGAAGCCGTCCTCAGGATCAGGGACCTGATCGAAGGAGGCGGCGACGAGGTGCTGACCGTCAACGAACGCTCCTACGAGATCTTCGGCGACGAGAAGGCGATCGATGAACCCCGGCACGCAGCAGTCGACGGCGAGGCCGTGCTCAGGAACCTCGGCCTGACACTCGCAGACATCAGGGCGAAAAAGGTGTTTGAACCCTTCTTCTACATTGAGAAGGGCTTCGGCACACAGCAGGGGAAAACAAAGAGGACAGTCCTGATCGTCGAGAACAAGGACACCTTCTGGACCCTGCAGCAGGCGGTGACCGCAGGAGAGTTCGACGGCATCACCCTCATCATCTACGGGGAGGGGAACGCGATCCAGAAAAAATTCGAGTACATCGAAACCGTCGGCGGGACGCGGGACGACCTCTATTTCTACTTCGGGGACATCGACAGGGAGGGCATCGCCATCTTCAACCGCTTGCAGGAACGCTACCCCGACTACGGCATCAGGCCTGCCACCTCCCTCTACACCGCTGTCCTGAAGAAGGCGGGATACCGGAATGCTCACCCTCTCAGGAAAGACCAGAAGAGAGGCCAGTTCTCGTTCTCCCCCTTCATCGACGCATTTGACGACGAGAGCAGGGCGGCGATCGAGTGGATCATCAACAAAGGGAGATATCTCCCGCAGGAGGTCCTCACCGCCGTCGACCTCAGGAGGATGAAGGCCCTTGGACTATCAGAGACATTGTAA
- a CDS encoding DUF6063 family protein, translating into MKFDEENLGVALEIFSSILKNGSVTRTDHPREFLRYDQEVEVREALEICARKQGLVLCRYHDAFYLSPGINNPVFGLSNTEIKQALGIGFNNPEMYTAFFIMHVLIAEFYRDSTREPYLEKVYTNRLLEVVETKMKAMEGLKDLEKTSEGHQFNFKVIAETWNKLPPVEFRPDDPDEIKQRGIGSKNALVNSTIAFMEKNQLVRENDGAVYLTPRCKAIIAGTYSTEEVQANVRAFIEGLGEAGEEDDA; encoded by the coding sequence ATGAAGTTTGACGAAGAAAATCTCGGGGTCGCCCTTGAGATCTTCTCTTCCATCCTGAAGAACGGGTCGGTCACACGCACTGACCACCCCCGCGAATTTTTACGGTACGACCAGGAGGTCGAGGTGAGGGAGGCGCTGGAAATCTGTGCAAGAAAGCAGGGACTGGTCCTGTGCAGGTACCACGATGCCTTCTATCTCAGCCCCGGCATAAACAACCCGGTCTTCGGCCTCTCGAACACCGAGATCAAGCAGGCCCTGGGGATCGGGTTCAACAACCCCGAGATGTACACGGCATTTTTTATCATGCACGTCCTCATCGCCGAGTTTTACCGGGACTCCACCCGCGAACCCTACCTGGAGAAAGTGTACACCAACCGTCTCCTTGAGGTGGTCGAGACGAAGATGAAGGCAATGGAAGGGCTCAAAGACCTGGAGAAGACCAGCGAAGGCCACCAGTTCAACTTCAAAGTGATCGCCGAGACCTGGAACAAACTCCCCCCGGTCGAATTCAGGCCAGACGATCCCGACGAGATCAAACAGCGCGGTATCGGTTCAAAGAACGCCCTGGTCAACAGCACCATCGCCTTTATGGAGAAAAACCAGCTTGTCAGGGAGAACGACGGGGCGGTCTACCTCACCCCGCGGTGCAAGGCGATCATCGCCGGGACATACAGCACCGAGGAGGTCCAGGCCAACGTGCGGGCCTTCATCGAGGGGCTTGGCGAGGCCGGGGAGGAAGACGATGCCTAA